The following coding sequences lie in one Arachis ipaensis cultivar K30076 chromosome B03, Araip1.1, whole genome shotgun sequence genomic window:
- the LOC107630222 gene encoding uncharacterized protein LOC107630222 has translation MRGRSKRRGGGGGEASFRSRGEQSFHGGDLNRQKSQRSQSLQQECLSQRNQRWVHVPSAICEALRAFGSEFSCFFSCRSSCGREKHSAKAEEEGTAVGSWLVTLQEGSDPHKGREIELIMGGSEEDETQGDNNNSPERSNRRRRHVFEDIDIDIDNLKSEEEEKARVSICIPPKNALLLMRCRSDPVKMAALANRFWEPSVQATQEDREAEEAQVQMEEDSNKEVENNYNVAIHDESGKSTLAFVSKEETEAANNEGNQVVIEEAKGDVEKEEEAIGEVTNYGEENDVAQRSELSSTTAHSAPSVKMTSEEKPMEEENRSKERESGALPECLLLMMCEPKLSMEVSRETWICTADFVRWLPPRPAAKSSGGDRQHKKRMAAVDNKPPPPPTAAVQPQQVQPGRSSFSFPAAAVASAVGTNAGEGSALKRCKSEPRRSAAKLAPEACSWNNRKLTEPPPPAPVGVGGAAGVGF, from the coding sequence ATGAGAGGGAGATCTAAGAGAAGAGGAGGCGGAGGAGGAGAAGCGAGCTTCAGGAGCAGAGGCGAACAAAGCTTTCACGGTGGAGATCTCAACCGACAGAAATCACAAAGAAGCCAGAGCTTACAGCAGGAGTGTTTGTCTCAACGGAACCAACGATGGGTTCATGTTCCTTCAGCAATATGCGAAGCTCTGAGAGCGTTTGGTTCTGAATTCAGCTGCTTCTTCAGTTGCAGGTCTTCTTGCGGAAGGGAAAAACATTCGGCCAAGGCAGAAGAAGAAGGGACAGCAGTTGGAAGTTGGCTGGTGACTCTTCAAGAAGGGAGTGATCCCCATAAGGGAAGGGAGATTGAACTTATAATGGGAGGTAGTGAAGAAGATGAAACCCAAGGAGACAACAATAACAGCCCTGAGAGAAGCAACAGAAGGAGGAGGCACGTGTTTGAAGACATTGACATCGATATAGACAATCTCAAGAGTGAGGAGGAAGAGAAAGCTAGAGTTAGCATATGCATCCCTCCAAAGAATGCTCTGTTGTTGATGAGGTGCAGATCTGACCCTGTCAAAATGGCTGCCCTCGCTAACAGGTTTTGGGAGCCAAGTGTTCAGGCAACACAAGAAGATAGAGAAGCTGAAGAGGCCCAAGTGCAAATGGAAGAGGACTCTAACAAGGAAGTGGAAAACAATTACAATGTTGCGATTCATGATGAGAGTGGAAAAAGTACACTTGCTTTTGTTAGTAAAGAAGAAACAGAGGCAGCAAATAATGAAGGCAATCAAGTGGTTATCGAAGAAGCGAAAGGAGAtgttgaaaaagaagaggaagctATTGGAGAAGTGACTAATTATGGTGAGGAAAACGACGTCGCACAGAGATCTGAGCTTTCTTCAACTACTGCACACTCTGCACCTTCAGTGAAAATGACTTCAGAGGAGAAACCCATGGAAGAAGAAAATAGGtcaaaggagagagaaagtggagCATTACCAGAATGCTTGCTTTTGATGATGTGCGAACCGAAGCTGTCAATGGAGGTTTCCAGGGAGACGTGGATCTGCACCGCCGACTTCGTACGGTGGCTGCCGCCGAGGCCAGCGGCGAAATCCAGTGGAGGAGATCGTCAACACAAGAAGCGGATGGCCGCCGTGGACAACAAGCCGCCGCCTCCGCCGACGGCGGCTGTTCAGCCGCAGCAGGTGCAACCGGGGAGGTCATCGTTCTCGTTTCCGGCCGCCGCCGTGGCGTCGGCGGTAGGGACAAATGCAGGAGAAGGTTCGGCTCTAAAGCGGTGCAAGTCGGAGCCGAGAAGGTCAGCGGCTAAGCTAGCTCCGGAAGCGTGTTCATGGAACAATAGGAAGCTGACGGAGCCACCTCCTCCGGCACCGGTTGGAGTTGGCGGCGCAGCGGGGGTTGGATTTTGA